Proteins encoded by one window of Antechinus flavipes isolate AdamAnt ecotype Samford, QLD, Australia chromosome 4, AdamAnt_v2, whole genome shotgun sequence:
- the LOC127561006 gene encoding histone H2A type 1-F, which produces MSGRGKQGGKARAKAKSRSSRAGLQFPVGRVHRLLRKGNYSERVGAGAPVYLAAVLEYLTAEILELAGNAARDNKKTRIIPRHLQLAIRNDEELNKLLGKVTIAQGGVLPNIQAVLLPKKTESHHKPKGK; this is translated from the coding sequence ATGTCTGGACGCGGAAAACAGGGAGGCAAAGCTCGTGCCAAGGCCAAGTCTCGCTCTTCCCGCGCTGGCCTGCAGTTCCCGGTGGGCCGAGTGCACCGCCTGCTCCGCAAAGGCAACTACTCGGAGCGTGTGGGCGCCGGCGCGCCGGTGTATTTGGCCGCGGTCCTGGAGTACCTGACAGCCGAGATCCTGGAGCTGGCGGGCAACGCGGCCCGAGACAACAAGAAGACGCGCATCATCCCTCGCCACTTGCAGCTGGCCATCCGCAACGACGAGGAGCTCAACAAGCTGCTGGGCAAGGTGACCATTGCCCAGGGCGGCGTCCTGCCCAACATCCAGGCCGTGCTGCTGCCCAAGAAGACCGAGAGTCACCACAAACCTAAGGGCAAGTAA
- the LOC127561008 gene encoding histone H2B type 2-E has product MPEPAKSAPAPKKGSKKAVTKAQKKDGKKRKRSRKESYSIYVYKVLKQVHPDTGISSKAMGIMNSFVNDIFERIAGEASRLAHYNKRSTITSREIQTAVRLLLPGELAKHAVSEGTKAVTKYTSSK; this is encoded by the coding sequence ATGCCTGAGCCCGCCAAGTCCGCTCCTGCTCCCAAAAAGGGCTCTAAAAAGGCCGTGACCAAGGCCCAAAAGAAGGACGGCAAGAAGCGTAAGCGCAGCCGCAAGGAAAGCTATTCCATCTACGTGTACAAGGTGCTGAAACAGGTCCATCCCGACACGGGCATCTCGTCGAAAGCCATGGGCATCATGAACTCGTTCGTCAACGACATCTTCGAGCGCATCGCCGGCGAGGCGTCCCGCTTGGCGCATTACAACAAGCGCTCCACCATCACTTCCCGGGAGATCCAGACGGCCGTGCGCCTCTTGCTACCCGGGGAGCTGGCCAAGCACGCCGTGTCCGAGGGCACCAAGGCAGTCACTAAGTACACCAGCTCCAAGTAA
- the LOC127561007 gene encoding histone H2A type 1-F: protein MSGRGKQGGKARAKAKSRSSRAGLQFPVGRVHRLLRKGNYSERVGAGAPVYLAAVLEYLTAEILELAGNAARDNKKTRIIPRHLQLAIRNDEELNKLLGKVTIAQGGVLPNIQAVLLPKKTESHHKPKGK, encoded by the coding sequence ATGTCTGGACGCGGAAAGCAGGGAGGCAAAGCTCGTGCCAAGGCCAAGTCTCGCTCTTCCCGCGCTGGCCTGCAGTTCCCGGTGGGCCGAGTGCACCGCCTGCTCCGCAAAGGCAACTACTCGGAGCGTGTGGGCGCCGGCGCGCCGGTGTATTTGGCCGCGGTCCTGGAGTACCTGACAGCCGAGATCCTGGAGCTGGCGGGCAACGCGGCCCGAGACAACAAGAAAACGCGCATCATCCCTCGCCACTTGCAGCTGGCCATCCGCAACGACGAGGAGCTCAACAAGCTGCTGGGCAAGGTGACCATTGCCCAGGGCGGCGTCCTGCCCAACATCCAGGCCGTGCTGCTGCCCAAGAAGACCGAGAGTCACCACAAACCTAAGGGCAAGTAA
- the LOC127559125 gene encoding histone H2B type 2-E, which produces MPEPAKSAPAPKKGSKKAVTKAQKKDGKKRKRSRKESYSIYVYKVLKQVHPDTGISSKAMGIMNSFVNDIFERIAGEASRLAHYNKRSTITSREIQTAVRLLLPGELAKHAVSEGTKAVTKYTSSK; this is translated from the coding sequence ATGCCTGAGCCCGCCAAGTCCGCTCCTGCTCCCAAAAAGGGTTCCAAAAAGGCCGTGACCAAGGCCCAAAAGAAGGACGGCAAGAAGCGTAAGCGCAGCCGCAAGGAAAGCTATTCCATCTACGTGTACAAGGTGCTGAAACAGGTCCATCCCGACACGGGCATCTCGTCGAAAGCCATGGGCATCATGAACTCGTTCGTCAACGACATCTTCGAGCGCATCGCCGGCGAGGCGTCCCGCTTGGCGCATTACAACAAGCGCTCCACCATCACTTCCCGGGAGATCCAGACGGCCGTGCGCCTCTTGCTACCCGGGGAGCTGGCCAAGCACGCCGTGTCCGAGGGCACCAAGGCAGTCACTAAGTACACCAGCTCCAAGTAA